The proteins below come from a single Gimesia alba genomic window:
- a CDS encoding SDR family NAD(P)-dependent oxidoreductase, whose amino-acid sequence MNERPVAMITGAAGGIGGETAVCFAERGYDCVLLALPSDDLEPVTNRIEQAGGQFLCCLGDLTDLDYAKSAVEQCMATWRRIDVLVNNAAWREIITMRKIELASWEKTLRVCLTAPAFISRWCAEQMEPQGKGVIINVSSIQSQMAAGISPAYVAAKGALDSLTYELATLYGPAGIRVLSVNPGAIDTAMGKDIAVDQQQTTADKIRQASEEMIPLRRWAHPREIARSIVMLASDDASYLTGTSITVDGGWKQQCSPYPIKHLQLPDEFPAE is encoded by the coding sequence ATGAATGAACGACCCGTTGCCATGATCACCGGCGCAGCAGGAGGCATCGGAGGTGAAACCGCTGTCTGCTTCGCCGAACGAGGCTATGATTGCGTTCTGCTGGCACTCCCTTCAGATGATTTAGAACCGGTCACCAACCGTATTGAGCAAGCCGGCGGTCAATTCCTGTGTTGCCTCGGGGATCTCACAGATCTCGACTATGCAAAGTCCGCCGTTGAACAGTGCATGGCAACCTGGAGACGCATTGACGTACTTGTCAACAATGCCGCCTGGCGTGAAATCATCACGATGCGAAAGATTGAACTCGCCAGTTGGGAAAAAACCTTACGCGTCTGCCTGACTGCCCCTGCCTTCATATCACGCTGGTGCGCCGAACAGATGGAGCCCCAAGGCAAGGGTGTCATCATCAACGTCTCAAGCATCCAATCCCAAATGGCTGCCGGCATCAGCCCGGCTTATGTCGCCGCTAAAGGAGCACTGGATTCACTCACTTACGAACTGGCAACGCTCTATGGTCCTGCAGGCATCCGTGTGCTCAGCGTCAATCCCGGCGCCATTGATACCGCTATGGGCAAAGACATCGCCGTTGACCAGCAACAGACAACGGCTGACAAAATCCGTCAGGCTTCCGAAGAGATGATCCCCCTGCGCCGCTGGGCTCATCCCCGGGAAATCGCCCGCAGTATTGTGATGCTCGCCAGCGACGATGCCAGCTATCTTACGGGCACTTCGATCACCGTCGATGGTGGCTGGAAGCAACAATGCTCCCCCTATCCGATCAAGCATCTGCAACTTCCTGATGAATTCCCCGCAGAGTAA
- a CDS encoding ROK family transcriptional regulator yields MQSPHRPSLLRKMNVRKVLEVIQSQGTLTRADVMRCSGISAPTVSKAVSALLDAGLLEERETAEFSVGRPGKLLQLPRFSAQVIGVILDWDYCSVVASGLDGHLHEDKLDRFKTPKSYSELIETISRKILDLVEKEEIPALGVGITVPGLVNSNDGRIFLASNLHIVDGQTPAADIANKTNLECILVQKSTSLSLSEKTYGAGQAMDDFINLDVTSGFGMGVFTGGQLLDGQHGLAGEIAHITVEPEGGRVCGCGNQGCLETVATDLALTHYVSQRVGKELEFDTIKELVQKGELDITPELDRTIEFLAIGVAAAINIFNPSNIFISSRLFDLRDDVFDKMTEKAKSRALKPSSSSCEIERSKGNKYLGAVAGIINHLANGLGPRLT; encoded by the coding sequence ATGCAATCCCCACACCGACCGAGTTTATTACGAAAAATGAACGTTCGTAAGGTTTTGGAAGTGATCCAGAGCCAGGGAACTTTAACACGTGCAGATGTAATGCGCTGTTCTGGAATCAGTGCGCCGACTGTTTCAAAAGCAGTCAGTGCGTTACTTGATGCTGGGCTGCTGGAGGAACGGGAGACGGCCGAATTTTCAGTGGGCCGTCCTGGAAAACTGCTGCAGCTTCCCCGTTTCAGTGCTCAGGTCATTGGTGTGATTCTGGATTGGGATTACTGCTCGGTGGTTGCTTCAGGTTTGGATGGCCATTTACATGAAGACAAGTTGGATCGATTTAAGACCCCCAAATCATATTCCGAATTGATCGAAACGATCTCCAGAAAAATTCTGGATCTGGTTGAGAAAGAGGAAATACCAGCGTTGGGCGTAGGAATTACGGTTCCCGGTCTGGTCAACAGTAATGATGGGCGGATCTTCCTGGCCTCGAACTTGCACATTGTGGATGGTCAGACTCCCGCCGCCGATATTGCCAATAAAACCAATCTGGAATGTATTCTGGTTCAGAAATCGACCTCATTGAGTTTGTCTGAAAAGACCTATGGTGCCGGACAGGCAATGGATGACTTTATCAACCTGGATGTTACTTCCGGATTTGGTATGGGAGTCTTTACCGGTGGTCAGTTACTGGATGGTCAGCACGGTCTTGCAGGTGAGATTGCACATATCACGGTTGAACCTGAGGGGGGCCGCGTTTGCGGATGTGGAAACCAGGGGTGCCTGGAGACCGTCGCCACCGATCTGGCCTTAACGCACTATGTTTCTCAACGTGTGGGGAAAGAGCTGGAATTTGACACAATCAAAGAATTGGTACAGAAGGGCGAACTCGATATTACACCGGAATTGGATCGCACGATTGAATTCCTGGCAATCGGCGTCGCAGCGGCAATCAATATCTTTAACCCCTCCAACATCTTTATTTCCTCACGTCTGTTTGACCTGCGTGATGATGTGTTTGATAAGATGACGGAGAAGGCCAAGAGCCGGGCGTTAAAACCGTCTTCCAGTTCCTGTGAGATCGAGCGTTCCAAAGGGAATAAATATCTGGGTGCGGTTGCCGGGATTATTAACCATCTGGCGAATGGTTTGGGGCCACGCCTGACTTAG
- a CDS encoding peptidylprolyl isomerase, producing the protein MFIPFRISLIVSFFAVGITLSSLSAADPEKKNTDSSKALVTVNGQPVTQADLDFAYLSRGIANAHQAARQQILEGLVNQRLIEAFLAQQKITVPPQQLDESVSRVEKLIRKKGDEPEQVLAKMGFTPKKLRAAIALPLSWNIYAKREITPAQMQAYFDAHREELDGTRVEASHILLKLPPNADQEAVQQAKQKLADLRKQILAGTVSFTDAAAQHSEAPSKNEGGKLVTSAYRGKMPVVLTEQIFPLKAGEISEPFQTPFGVHIVTLNKKHPGQFSLEDVRGEIFKILSRSLWETTIQKLRSTAKIDWKTDSPN; encoded by the coding sequence ATGTTTATCCCTTTCCGCATCAGCTTGATTGTCAGCTTCTTCGCTGTAGGGATCACACTCTCCTCCCTGTCTGCTGCCGATCCGGAGAAAAAGAACACTGATTCTTCAAAAGCACTCGTCACTGTCAACGGCCAGCCTGTGACCCAGGCCGATCTGGATTTTGCTTACCTTTCGCGCGGTATCGCCAATGCCCACCAGGCTGCCAGACAGCAAATTCTGGAAGGTCTGGTCAATCAGCGGTTAATCGAAGCCTTTCTGGCGCAGCAAAAAATCACCGTCCCGCCGCAACAACTGGACGAGAGCGTTTCACGGGTCGAAAAATTAATCCGCAAAAAAGGGGATGAGCCTGAGCAGGTCCTTGCCAAAATGGGATTCACCCCGAAAAAGCTGCGAGCGGCGATCGCTCTTCCCCTGTCGTGGAACATTTATGCTAAACGAGAAATCACACCGGCCCAGATGCAAGCCTATTTCGACGCACACCGGGAAGAACTGGACGGGACACGCGTGGAAGCCAGTCATATCCTTTTGAAGTTGCCACCAAATGCAGATCAGGAAGCAGTGCAACAGGCCAAACAGAAACTAGCTGATCTTCGCAAACAGATCCTGGCCGGAACAGTTTCTTTCACTGACGCAGCTGCCCAGCATTCGGAAGCTCCCAGCAAAAATGAAGGAGGCAAACTGGTCACATCGGCTTATCGCGGTAAAATGCCCGTTGTTCTAACAGAACAGATTTTCCCATTAAAAGCAGGCGAAATCAGTGAGCCCTTTCAAACTCCCTTCGGCGTTCATATCGTCACACTCAATAAGAAACATCCCGGCCAATTCAGCCTGGAAGATGTACGAGGAGAAATTTTTAAAATTCTCTCCCGCTCTCTGTGGGAAACTACCATTCAGAAATTGCGCAGTACCGCCAAAATTGACTGGAAAACAGACTCACCAAATTAG
- a CDS encoding mechanosensitive ion channel family protein: protein MWSLLFAQKETITPKDPITTANHLWLTVKEYLATQGTQLGINIVVALAIFLVGKWVANILSRFCNRLMNQAKVDVTLARFLANIIYSVLMVIVILAALSELGINTTSLAAVLAAAGFAVGMAFQGTLGSFASGVMLILFKPFKVGDYIEAGDTAGIVEEIQIFSTHLRTGDNIAIILPNSKITGGTIRNYSKKETRRIDLVIGCGYDDDLKAVKSFLEQTVQADERVLSDPESIIAVNELGDSSVNFVVRPWVKNADYWATRWDLTEKIKLGFDERGFNIPYPTRDLHVYNEAAAGKE from the coding sequence ATGTGGTCATTACTATTTGCTCAGAAAGAGACCATCACTCCCAAAGATCCCATCACAACGGCAAATCATCTTTGGCTTACTGTCAAAGAGTATCTGGCCACACAGGGAACGCAACTGGGAATCAATATTGTTGTGGCGCTTGCGATCTTTCTGGTGGGGAAATGGGTTGCCAATATTTTGAGTCGCTTTTGTAACCGGTTGATGAATCAGGCAAAAGTGGATGTGACTTTGGCCCGGTTCCTCGCGAATATTATTTATTCGGTCTTGATGGTGATCGTGATCCTGGCGGCGTTGTCCGAGCTGGGGATTAATACGACGTCGCTGGCTGCGGTTTTGGCTGCAGCAGGTTTTGCGGTCGGCATGGCGTTCCAGGGAACGTTGGGCAGTTTTGCATCGGGCGTGATGCTGATCCTGTTCAAGCCGTTCAAGGTCGGCGATTATATTGAAGCGGGAGACACTGCCGGGATCGTGGAAGAAATTCAGATTTTTTCCACTCATTTAAGAACGGGTGACAATATTGCGATTATTCTACCCAATTCCAAAATCACAGGCGGGACGATCAGGAACTACTCTAAAAAAGAAACACGGCGCATCGATCTGGTCATTGGCTGTGGCTACGACGATGATCTGAAAGCAGTGAAATCATTTTTAGAACAAACTGTTCAGGCTGATGAGCGTGTGCTGTCAGATCCGGAATCGATCATCGCAGTGAATGAACTGGGGGACAGCAGTGTGAACTTTGTCGTTCGGCCCTGGGTGAAAAATGCCGACTACTGGGCGACCCGTTGGGATCTGACAGAGAAAATCAAACTGGGCTTTGATGAACGTGGATTTAATATTCCCTATCCGACACGTGATTTGCATGTCTATAACGAAGCAGCTGCCGGGAAAGAATAG
- a CDS encoding succinylglutamate desuccinylase/aspartoacylase family protein, with the protein MPPKKLIETITVEGTQPGQHLLIFGGVHGDEYEPMAAIRLLKTQINPDQLFGKVTLVPVVNQPAYERLNRCGPDELDLARTFPGSPAGSISQQIAAEATRLIQSADYLIDLHTGGVISKLAPFSGYTLHSDPIVLETQRRMARAFNLPVVWGTSAHLKGRSLSAARDHRVPAIYAEWSGGSGCDPEAVSGYAAGCLSVMSELKLLDRDVELKPILHHIEDDRQESGHLQLQNHAPVSGFFEPAVRLMDQVHVGDQLGTISSVTGDEILPVTATQTGVVLGLRTLPYVKQDEWLAVILETKR; encoded by the coding sequence ATGCCCCCTAAAAAACTGATTGAGACAATCACTGTCGAAGGTACACAACCGGGGCAACACCTGCTCATCTTCGGAGGTGTTCATGGAGATGAATACGAGCCGATGGCCGCCATTCGACTCCTCAAAACACAAATCAATCCTGACCAGCTTTTCGGTAAAGTCACGCTGGTCCCGGTCGTCAACCAGCCCGCGTATGAACGGCTCAATCGGTGTGGTCCGGATGAACTTGATCTGGCAAGAACCTTCCCTGGTTCACCCGCAGGTTCAATCAGCCAGCAAATTGCCGCCGAAGCGACTCGACTCATTCAATCTGCCGACTATCTGATTGATCTGCACACCGGGGGTGTGATATCAAAGCTGGCTCCCTTCTCCGGATACACGCTGCACTCTGACCCCATAGTCCTGGAAACACAGCGGCGGATGGCGCGAGCCTTTAACCTGCCCGTCGTGTGGGGAACGTCGGCGCACCTGAAAGGTCGCTCTCTGTCAGCGGCCCGCGATCATCGTGTGCCTGCAATCTATGCCGAATGGAGTGGCGGCAGTGGCTGTGACCCGGAAGCCGTTTCCGGTTATGCAGCAGGGTGTCTGTCGGTGATGTCTGAACTAAAACTACTCGATCGTGACGTTGAACTAAAACCCATTTTGCATCACATCGAAGATGACCGCCAGGAGAGTGGTCATCTGCAACTCCAGAATCATGCTCCCGTGTCGGGATTCTTCGAGCCCGCTGTCCGGTTGATGGATCAGGTTCACGTCGGTGATCAACTGGGGACAATCAGCTCTGTGACGGGCGATGAAATTCTTCCTGTCACGGCCACGCAAACAGGTGTTGTGCTGGGACTGAGAACACTGCCTTATGTCAAACAGGATGAATGGCTGGCTGTGATTCTGGAAACCAAACGATAA
- the murQ gene encoding N-acetylmuramic acid 6-phosphate etherase: MFDRLINMLDRLTTEQRNSASDQIDSMSSLEIVQLMNAEDAKIAAAVAAEAETIAAAIDLITDAFLKGGRLIYMGAGTSGRLGVLDASECPPTFNSPPELVVGLIAGGKQALTNAIEGAEDRPEFAVADLEELDFNKNDVLVGIATSGRTPYVIAGLKYAREQGAQTIALTCNQENQLAEVAHLTICPVVGPEVVTGSTRLKAGTATKMVLNMLTTGAMVHIGKTYGNLMVDLRATNQKLIDRSIRILIAFTNLSREAAESVLEACHGELKTAIVHVKRNVSPETAQELLKQAHGHLRQVLEGTEGV, translated from the coding sequence ATTTTTGACAGGCTAATCAACATGTTAGATCGTTTAACAACAGAACAGCGTAACTCGGCTTCGGATCAGATTGACTCGATGAGCAGTCTGGAAATCGTACAGTTAATGAATGCAGAAGACGCGAAGATCGCTGCTGCCGTCGCAGCGGAAGCAGAGACCATTGCCGCCGCCATTGATCTGATTACAGATGCTTTTTTAAAAGGCGGGCGTCTGATTTATATGGGGGCAGGTACTTCGGGACGGCTCGGTGTTCTGGATGCCAGCGAGTGCCCACCAACGTTTAACAGTCCTCCCGAGCTTGTGGTGGGATTGATCGCCGGCGGCAAACAGGCACTTACGAATGCCATTGAAGGGGCCGAGGATCGACCGGAATTTGCCGTTGCCGATCTGGAAGAGTTGGACTTCAACAAAAATGATGTGTTGGTAGGAATTGCCACCAGTGGGCGAACGCCTTACGTGATTGCCGGTTTGAAGTATGCACGTGAGCAGGGGGCGCAAACGATTGCATTAACGTGCAATCAGGAAAACCAACTGGCAGAGGTCGCCCATTTGACGATCTGTCCGGTTGTAGGCCCGGAAGTGGTCACAGGTTCGACCCGTTTAAAAGCGGGAACCGCAACCAAAATGGTATTGAACATGCTGACGACAGGGGCGATGGTTCACATCGGGAAAACGTATGGAAATTTGATGGTTGATTTACGTGCAACGAATCAGAAACTGATTGATCGATCGATTCGAATTCTGATTGCATTTACCAATCTGTCGCGGGAAGCAGCCGAGTCTGTTCTGGAAGCATGCCATGGAGAACTGAAAACGGCGATTGTGCATGTGAAGCGAAACGTTTCACCGGAAACTGCACAAGAACTGCTCAAACAGGCGCACGGTCATCTTAGACAGGTTTTAGAAGGAACAGAGGGCGTTTAA
- a CDS encoding N-acetylglucosamine kinase has translation MSLHSNELVLGIDGGGSKTLASLAVHSEGGDFHVVGRGTAGASNLNVIGITPAATAVLRAIELAFQSAGTQPRRVAALCMGMSGAGRAEEQQMWVNWAQENQVAEQIDVVTDAETVLAAGTPEGVGVALIAGTGSLAYGTNQTGKIARAGGWGYLLGDEGGGYQIGLAALKAITKAVDGRGPETSLQSMVFRALNLDDPQALIRYVYHPESKRSDIAALSKLVFEAAENEDPVAIEILQQAVTELAELVQAVVSRLHFTNENYALALTGGLLLQQREFRVSLLERLHSQQREPSSVECVDDSSLGAIRIAIRRLNAAE, from the coding sequence ATGTCATTGCACTCGAACGAACTCGTTTTGGGAATTGACGGAGGTGGCTCCAAGACTCTGGCGTCTCTTGCGGTTCATTCTGAGGGGGGCGATTTTCATGTCGTGGGTCGGGGAACAGCAGGCGCCTCGAATTTGAATGTCATTGGCATCACGCCAGCGGCGACAGCAGTACTACGGGCGATTGAGCTTGCATTCCAGTCTGCTGGTACACAGCCCCGAAGGGTGGCTGCCTTGTGTATGGGAATGTCAGGAGCCGGTCGGGCAGAAGAACAGCAGATGTGGGTGAATTGGGCGCAGGAGAATCAAGTCGCAGAACAAATTGATGTTGTGACCGATGCTGAGACCGTGTTGGCTGCGGGAACACCCGAGGGGGTCGGTGTGGCATTGATTGCAGGCACTGGCTCACTGGCATACGGAACGAATCAAACTGGTAAAATTGCGCGCGCGGGAGGTTGGGGATATTTGCTGGGAGATGAAGGAGGCGGATATCAGATCGGACTGGCGGCGCTGAAAGCAATTACAAAAGCCGTCGATGGTCGCGGTCCGGAAACCAGTTTGCAGTCAATGGTTTTTCGCGCATTAAACCTGGATGATCCGCAAGCATTAATTCGTTATGTCTATCATCCTGAAAGCAAACGTAGCGATATTGCCGCATTATCAAAGCTGGTGTTTGAGGCGGCAGAAAACGAAGATCCTGTAGCGATTGAGATACTACAGCAGGCGGTGACAGAACTTGCGGAGTTGGTCCAGGCGGTTGTTTCCCGGTTGCATTTTACCAATGAAAATTATGCGCTGGCATTGACTGGCGGGTTGTTGCTGCAGCAGCGCGAGTTCAGGGTTTCACTTTTGGAACGGCTACACTCTCAACAGAGAGAACCTTCGTCTGTGGAGTGTGTGGATGATTCCAGTCTGGGGGCAATTCGAATTGCAATCAGACGTCTCAATGCAGCAGAATAA
- a CDS encoding SGNH/GDSL hydrolase family protein → MHYSLIRKRLISVFALLLLLQTAQGLQAQEAQQQTHKAPLAKLELKSGDSIVFLGDSITHQCLYTQYVEDFFYTRYPKMRLKFHNSGVGGAKAWDALARFDRDVAAYKPKYVTVLLGMNDGQYQPFNETIFQTYYKDMQELIAKIKGIGAQPILMTPTMFDARAARMGKRKRDPAAVELYNSVLAYYGTWLREVAAESGFGFVDMYSPLNNITLTARQKDPSFTIIKDAIHPDPPGQVVMAYALLSDMNVQRQVSRINISQTAKGKPTATAKGGTLSDLQYTDDGVSFTWLADSLPWVVPQEAQLGAELTKLGHRMSQESLSIHGLPAGRYVLSIDGNVVGQYANTALARHIELQSNAKTPQYQQAMKVALLNKERNDGPVKNKRNSWRAFQQFARIKRELDAQGDQKDKTQVARLDRLEKQLENQEKTIQESEAADLALEDKIFKINQPVARKYVLKKVVARKKK, encoded by the coding sequence ATGCATTATTCTTTGATCAGGAAGCGACTGATCTCTGTGTTTGCGCTGTTATTACTGCTGCAGACGGCTCAAGGTTTACAGGCCCAGGAAGCACAGCAACAAACTCATAAAGCACCGCTGGCAAAACTCGAACTCAAGTCCGGAGATTCGATCGTCTTTCTCGGCGACAGTATCACACACCAATGTCTTTACACGCAGTATGTGGAAGACTTTTTTTATACACGCTATCCCAAGATGCGATTGAAGTTTCATAACTCCGGTGTGGGTGGTGCCAAGGCCTGGGATGCTCTGGCCCGCTTCGATCGAGATGTCGCCGCTTATAAACCTAAGTATGTGACCGTTTTACTGGGGATGAACGACGGGCAGTATCAACCATTCAATGAAACCATTTTCCAGACATATTACAAAGATATGCAGGAATTGATCGCTAAAATCAAAGGAATCGGTGCACAACCGATTCTGATGACGCCAACCATGTTTGATGCACGCGCCGCGCGCATGGGTAAACGGAAACGGGATCCCGCAGCAGTCGAATTGTATAACTCGGTACTCGCATACTATGGAACATGGTTGCGCGAAGTGGCAGCAGAGTCGGGATTTGGCTTTGTCGACATGTATAGTCCGTTAAATAATATCACTCTCACAGCCCGTCAGAAAGATCCTTCGTTCACAATCATTAAAGATGCCATACACCCTGATCCACCAGGGCAGGTTGTGATGGCGTATGCATTGTTATCTGATATGAACGTTCAACGGCAGGTTTCACGGATTAACATCAGTCAGACCGCCAAAGGAAAACCCACTGCGACTGCCAAAGGGGGAACGCTTTCTGATCTGCAATATACCGATGATGGCGTTTCATTTACGTGGCTGGCAGATAGCCTGCCCTGGGTGGTGCCGCAAGAAGCGCAACTGGGAGCTGAGTTGACAAAGCTGGGGCATCGGATGAGCCAGGAATCATTGTCGATTCATGGGCTGCCAGCCGGTCGTTATGTATTGTCGATTGACGGTAACGTGGTGGGACAATATGCCAATACGGCCCTGGCACGACATATTGAATTGCAGAGCAACGCAAAAACGCCTCAGTACCAACAGGCAATGAAAGTGGCGTTGTTGAACAAAGAACGCAACGATGGTCCCGTCAAGAATAAACGGAACAGCTGGCGCGCTTTTCAGCAGTTTGCACGGATCAAACGCGAGCTGGATGCGCAAGGAGATCAGAAGGATAAAACGCAGGTGGCTCGACTGGACCGGTTAGAAAAACAACTGGAAAACCAGGAAAAGACGATTCAGGAAAGCGAAGCGGCTGATCTGGCATTGGAAGACAAAATCTTTAAGATCAATCAGCCGGTGGCCCGTAAGTACGTTTTGAAGAAAGTCGTTGCCCGGAAGAAGAAATAA
- a CDS encoding DUF1572 family protein has translation MAPSADEITQEFIQESVHLLEQSLHKISHCLKQLDLDQIWWRPEPGLNSIGNLILHLCGNLNQWAVCGINRLQDERQREQEFCSDQRLARDDLEAMLNRTVEQASQVMQSLSANTLLETREIQGFSVSVLGALSHTVPHFVGHTHQIIYLTRLQKGDQYQFDWSPESEQQRVPI, from the coding sequence ATGGCTCCTTCCGCCGATGAGATTACTCAGGAATTTATTCAAGAGTCGGTCCATTTGCTGGAGCAGTCGCTCCACAAAATCAGTCATTGTCTGAAGCAGCTTGACTTGGATCAAATCTGGTGGCGTCCAGAGCCTGGGCTGAACAGTATTGGGAACCTCATACTGCATCTGTGTGGCAACTTAAATCAATGGGCTGTCTGCGGAATCAACAGACTTCAGGATGAGCGGCAGCGCGAGCAGGAATTTTGTTCGGACCAGCGGCTTGCCCGAGACGATCTAGAAGCCATGCTGAACCGCACAGTTGAACAAGCATCTCAAGTAATGCAGTCCCTGTCTGCAAATACGCTGCTGGAAACGCGTGAGATCCAGGGGTTCTCTGTTTCCGTTCTGGGGGCCCTTTCCCATACCGTGCCACATTTTGTCGGGCACACACATCAAATTATTTATCTGACCCGACTGCAAAAAGGGGACCAGTACCAGTTTGACTGGTCGCCCGAATCCGAACAGCAGCGCGTTCCGATCTAA
- a CDS encoding sodium:solute symporter: protein MNIAIGTVDLLILGLYLIGVVIFGSWVGGKQKNLSDYLLGGKTLPWWAILGSIVATETSTVTFLSVPGIAYEPGGNLQFLQLALGFIAGRFLVILFLLPLYFRGEIYSAYEVFKKRFGGTTERTASLAFIVMRTLADGLRLYLTALVLEKVVGIPLTACVITIGIGTIIYTCLGGMKSVVWNDCLQFVIYIAGAVFAFAIIIQALPDGWNEYQQFAVTHHKWTMFNFDWDLSDKYTFWAGLIGGLFLSMATHGADQLMIQRYLGARSQKDAAKALGISGFVVFAQFALFLLLGIALAAFYDVFPPKTAFQKTDEVFATFIIDNLPVGIKGLTLAAVFAAAMSTLSSSLSSTTSALVNDFYLPLSSTTKKPAELVTIGRVFTALFGVAQIIVGIASQSISESVVGSVFSIAAISTGLILGIFFLATFSRQASQVPALVGFLIGLIIVLYVAFGMKEEVAWPWYTLIGASTVFIVGIIGSIFLPQVNQSTDE, encoded by the coding sequence GTGAACATTGCCATTGGAACTGTCGACCTACTGATTCTCGGCCTGTATCTGATTGGCGTCGTGATCTTTGGTTCCTGGGTTGGCGGAAAGCAGAAAAATCTGTCCGACTACTTGCTCGGCGGAAAAACGCTTCCCTGGTGGGCTATCCTGGGATCGATTGTCGCAACGGAAACCAGCACGGTCACATTTCTCAGCGTACCGGGCATCGCCTATGAACCGGGAGGCAATCTGCAGTTTTTACAACTGGCACTCGGCTTTATTGCCGGACGTTTCCTGGTCATTCTGTTTTTGCTCCCGCTTTATTTTCGCGGAGAAATCTATTCCGCTTATGAAGTGTTCAAAAAGCGATTCGGCGGGACGACAGAACGTACGGCTTCACTGGCGTTTATTGTGATGCGGACTCTGGCCGATGGACTGCGACTGTATCTGACAGCACTGGTGCTGGAAAAGGTAGTCGGCATCCCGTTGACTGCCTGTGTTATTACGATTGGTATCGGCACCATTATTTACACCTGTCTCGGTGGAATGAAGTCAGTCGTCTGGAACGACTGCCTGCAATTCGTCATCTATATTGCGGGCGCCGTTTTTGCGTTCGCCATCATCATCCAGGCACTGCCTGATGGCTGGAACGAATACCAACAATTCGCGGTCACACATCATAAGTGGACGATGTTCAATTTTGACTGGGACCTGTCTGACAAATATACCTTCTGGGCCGGTTTGATTGGGGGACTGTTCCTTTCCATGGCCACACATGGTGCTGACCAGCTAATGATTCAACGCTATCTGGGTGCGCGAAGCCAGAAGGATGCCGCCAAAGCCCTGGGTATCAGCGGGTTTGTTGTTTTTGCACAATTTGCACTGTTTCTTTTATTGGGAATCGCGCTCGCCGCCTTCTACGATGTCTTTCCGCCCAAAACCGCATTCCAGAAAACAGATGAAGTCTTTGCGACCTTTATCATCGACAATCTTCCGGTAGGCATTAAGGGGCTGACTCTGGCTGCCGTCTTTGCCGCCGCCATGTCAACACTCTCCAGTTCACTCAGTTCCACCACGAGTGCTCTGGTCAATGACTTTTATTTGCCGCTGAGCTCAACGACAAAAAAACCGGCAGAGCTGGTTACAATCGGTCGTGTCTTCACAGCTTTGTTTGGAGTGGCTCAAATTATCGTCGGCATCGCCAGCCAATCGATCTCAGAGAGCGTGGTCGGGAGTGTATTCTCCATCGCCGCCATCTCAACGGGCCTCATTCTGGGAATCTTCTTTCTAGCAACCTTCAGTAGACAAGCTTCACAGGTTCCCGCACTCGTCGGATTTCTCATCGGCTTAATCATCGTGCTCTACGTGGCGTTCGGGATGAAAGAAGAAGTCGCCTGGCCCTGGTATACACTAATCGGAGCCAGCACCGTCTTTATCGTCGGAATAATCGGCAGTATATTTCTGCCTCAAGTAAATCAATCTACCGACGAATGA